The following coding sequences are from one Cercospora beticola chromosome 4, complete sequence window:
- a CDS encoding uncharacterized protein (SMCOG1000:ABC transporter ATP-binding protein~antiSMASH:Cluster_5): protein MPSLQRSGSWTTPGPGSGSGEEVYRTLSNAISRTFSGKKSEYEDPMESDESISKAKDWKLMEEVKAVAQQTQADGGKARKLGVTWKDLTVKGIGADAAFNENAISQFNIPRLIKESRQKPPLKTIIDDSHGCVKPGEMLLVLGRPGAGCTSLLKMLANKRLGYAEVTGDVKFGSMDAKEAEQYRGQIVMNTEEELFFPTLTVGQTMDFATRMKIPNHLPSNVKTTEEFQQITRDFFLRSMGIEHTHETKVGNEYVRGVSGGERKRVSIIETMASRGSVFCWDNSTRGLDASTALEYTRCIRAMTDVMGLSSIVTLYQAGNGIYELFDKVLVLDEGKQIFYGPMAQAKPFMEDLGFQYTEGANVADYLTGVTVPTERKIRPGFEDRFPRTADEIRAEYERTSIKFLMEKEYDYPTTSDAISNTADFKEGVQHDKAPSLPKKSPLTVDLYTQTKAAVIRQYQLIWGDKATFVIKQGSTIVQALIAGSLFYDSPNTSGGLFSKGGAIFFSLLYMSLIAMSEVTDSFAARPVLAKHRSFAFYHPAAFCFAQIAADIPIIFFQVTVFALPLYFMVGLKETAGAFFSYWVILFASAICMTAFFRWLGAAFETFDDASKVSGFAVSALIMYAGYLIAKPDMHPWFVWIYWINPLAYGFEALFGVEFKDTIIPCTGPNLVPLGPNYTDSSFQACTGVRGAEVGAAFVTGEQYLEGLSYSSSRIWRNFGIIWAWWVLFVACTVYCTSRWSMASGNSGFLVIPREKQKAAMHLVSDEENLPEKTRARDAEKSSQDGNVEDQLIRNTSVFTWKNLTYTVQTPSGPRVLLDDVQGWVKPGMLGALMGSSGAGKTTLLDVLAQRKTEGTIKGSILVDGRELPISFQRSAGYCEQLDIHEPLATVREALEFSALLRQSRETPREEKLKYVDTIIDLLEMHDIENTIIGTSRAGLSVEQRKRLTIGVELVSKPSILIFLDEPTSGLDGQAAFNIVRFLRKLADVGQAVLVTIHQPSAALFAQFDTLLLLAKGGKTVYFGDIGDNGATIKEYFGRYDAPCPPNANPAEHMIDVVSGTLSKGKDWNQVWLNSPEYKNMTTELDHIIQDAASKPPGTVDDGHEFAMPIWDQMKLVTQRMNTALFRNNEYTNNKFALHIGSALFNGFTFWQIGDSVTDLQLALFTIFNFVFVAPGVMAQLQPLFLERRDIYEAREKKSKMYHWSAFVTGLIVSEIPYLIICAILYYVCWYYTVGFPGDSNKAGAVFFVMLMYEFIYTGIGQFVAAYAPNAVFAALTNPLIIGVLVSFCGVLLPYSQIQPFWRYWMYYLNPFNYLMGSMLVFTLFDAEVQCNEDQFAVFDTPNGETCASYLSEYLQGPGSRTNLVNPDDTSGCRVCQYGRGSDYLHTLNLNDYYYGWRDAGIVALFAFSSYALVYVLMKLRTKQSKKAE, encoded by the exons ATGCCTTCCCTCCAACGGTCGGGGTCGTGGACCACACCTGGGCCTGGCAGCGGATCAGGAGAAGAGGTCTACCGCACACTCAGCAATGCTATCTCGCGAACATTCAGCGGGAAGAAATCTGAGTATGAAGACCCGATGGAAAGCGATGAATCCATCAGCAAAGCCAAAGACTGGAAACTTATGGAGGAGGTGAAGGCTGTAGCTCAGCAAACACAAGCTGATGGAGGCAAAGCACGAAAGCTCGGTGTCACTTGGAAGGATCTGACTGTGAAGGGCATTGGTGCCGATGCTGCTTTCAACGAAAACGCCATCTCGCAATTCAACATTCCAAGACTCATCAAGGAAAGCCGGCAAAAACCGCCGCTCAAGACCATCATCGATGACAGCCACGGATGTGTCAAGCCTGGAGAAATGCTCCTCGTCCTTGGTCGCCCAGGTGCCGGCTGCACCTCATTACTCAAGATGCTTGCCAACAAGAGGCTCGGGTATGCAGAGGTCACCGGCGATGTCAAATTCGGGTCGATGGATGCGAAAGAGGCAGAGCAGTATCGTGGTCAGATCGTCATGAACACTGAAGAAGAACTATTCTTCCCTACCTTGACTGTCGGCCAGACGATGGACTTCGCTACTCGAATGAAGATCCCGAACCATCTGCCTTCGAACGTAAAGACAACCGAAGAGTTCCAACAAATTACGAGAGACTTCTTCCTCAGGTCGATGGGCATCGAACACACACACGAGACCAAGGTTGGAAATGAATATGTACGCGGTGTTTCCGGTGGTGAGCGCAAGAGAGTCTCCATTATTGAGACCATGGCCTCTCGTGGCTCAGTATTCTGCTGGGATAACAGCACACGAGGTCTCGATGCTTCGACAGCGCTCGAGTACACCCGCTGCATCCGAGCGATGACGGATGTAATGGGGCTGAGCTCTATTGTTACACTCTACCAAGCCGGCAACGGCATCTACGAACTCTTCGACAAGGTGCTTGTTCTTGATGAAGGCAAGCAAATATTCTATGGGCCTATGGCACAAGCGAAGCCCTTTATGGAGGATCTGGGATTCCAGTACACCGAAGGAGCCAACGTCGCTGACTACCTCACTGGTGTCACCGTGCCGACGGAGCGAAAGATCAGACCTGGTTTCGAAGATCGCTTCCCTCGCACCGCGGACGAGATCCGCGCTGAGTATGAGAGAACGTCGATCAAATTTCTCATGGAGAAAGAGTATGATTATCCGACCACGTCTGACGCCATCTCGAACACAGCAGATTTCAAAGAAGGCGTCCAGCACGATAAAGCACCTAGTCTGCCGAAGAAGTCACCTTTGACGGTCGACCTGTACACGCAAACGAAGGCTGCGGTCATCCGGCAGTACCAACTCATCTGGGGTGATAAGGCAACATTCGTGATCAAACAAGGTTCTACGATCGTGCAGGCCCTCATTGCTGGATCCCTCTTCTACGACTCCCCCAACACCTCCGGCGGCCTCTTCTCCAAGGGTGGTGctatcttcttctccctGCTGTACATGTCTCTCATCGCTATGTCGGAAGTCACGGACTCCTTCGCTGCTCGTCCGGTCCTTGCTAAGCATCGCAGCTTCGCATTCTATCATCCCGCAGCGTTTTGCTTCGCACAGATTGCAGCGGATATACcaatcatcttcttccaggTCACCGTCTTTGCTCTGCCATTGTATTTCATGGTGGGGCTGAAAGAGACCGCGGGTGCGTTCTTCAGCTACTGGgtcatcctcttcgcttCTGCCATATGCATGACTGCATTCTTCCGCTGGCTAGGCGCGGCTTTCGAAACATTCGACGATGCATCGAAAGTGTCTGGATTTGCGGTCAGTGCACTGATCATGTACGCTGGATACTTGATTGCGAAGCCAGATATGCACCCGTGGTTCGTCTGGATTTACTGGATCAACCCACTGGCATACGGCTTCGAGGCTTTATTCGGCGTTGAGTTCAAAGACACCATCATTCCCTGTACAGGCCCCAATTTGGTTCCTCTTGGACCCAACTACACGGACTCTAGCTTCCAAGCTTGTACCGGTGTCAGAGGCGCTGAGGTCGGAGCCGCTTTCGTCACTGGCGAACAGTATCTCGAGGGCCTGTCTTATTCATCCTCTCGCATCTGGCGCAACTTTGGCATCATCTGGGCATGGTGGGTCCTGTTTGTCGCTTGCACTGTCTACTGCACATCGCGATGGTCCATGGCTTCTGGCAACTCCGGCTTCCTGGTCATCCCAcgtgagaagcagaaggctgCCATGCACTTGGTCAGCGACGAAGAGAACTTGCCAGAGAAGACCCGTGCTCGCGATGCGGAGAAGAGCTCCCAGGATGGTAACGTCGAAGACCAGCTTATCCGCAACACCTCTGTGTTCACATGGAAGAACCTCACATACACGGTACAGACACCTTCGGGTCCTCGTGTGCTTCTCGACGATGTACAGGGCTGGGTCAAGCCAGGCATGCTGGGTGCTCTGATGGGCTCCTCCGGAGCAGGCAAAACCACTCTCCTCGACGTCCTCGCTCAACGCAAGACAGAAGGTACAATCAAGGGTAGCATCCTGGTCGACGGCCGCGAACTCCCAATCTCGTTCCAACGCTCGGCTGGGTACTGCGAACAGCTCGATATCCACGAGCCTCTTGCCACTGTCCGTGAAGCGCTTGAGTTTTCTGCACTTCTTCGACAAAGCCGCGAGACTCCTCGcgaggagaagctcaagTATGTGGACACCATTATCGACTTGCTGGAGATGCACGACATCGAGAACACGATCATCGGCACTAGCCGCGCAGGTCTTTCTGTCGAGCAGCGCAAGCGTCTCACTATTGGTGTCGAACTTGTTTCCAAGCCAAGTATCCTGATCTTCCTCGACGAGCCCACTTCCGGTTTGGACGGTCAAGCTGCATTCAATATtgtccgcttccttcgcaaACTCGCCGATGTTGGTCAAGCTGTTCTCGTCACCATCCATCAACCTTCCGCTGCCCTCTTCGCTCAATTCGATACATTGTTGCTCCTCGCCAAGGGAGGCAAGACCGTCTACTTTGGTGATATCGGAGACAACGGCGCTACCATCAAGGAGTACTTCGGTCGCTACGATGCACCCTGCCCACCCAACGCCAACCCTGCTGAGCACATGATTGACGTAGTTTCTGGGACACTGAGCAAAGGCAAAGACTGGAACCAAGTGTGGCTGAACAGCCCAGAGTACAAGAACATGACCACCGAGCTCGACCACATCATCCAAGACGCAGCCTCCAAACCACCGGGAACTGTCGACGACGGCCACGAATTCGCCATGCCAATCTGGGACCAAATGAAGCTCGTCACGCAACGCATGAACACCGCACTCTTCCGCAACAACGAGTACACGAACAACAAATTCGCGCTACACATCGGCAGTGCGCTCTTCAACGGCTTCACATTCTGGCAAATCGGCGACAGCGTCACAGACTTGCAATTGGCCTTGTTCACCATCTtcaacttcgtcttcgtcgcacCAGGTGTCATGGCCCAGCTGCAACCACTCTTCCTCGAACGTCGTGACATCTACGAAGcaagagaaaagaagagcaAAATGTACCACTGGTCCGCCTTCGTCACTGGCCTCATCGTCAGCGAGATCCCATACCTCATCATCTGTGCCATCCTCTACTACGTCTGCTGGTACTACACCGTAGGCTTCCCCGGCGACAGCAACAAAGCCGGAGCAGTATTCTTCGTCATGTTGATGTACGAGTTCATCTATACCG GTATCGGCCAATTCGTAGCAGCCTACGCCCCCAACGCCGTCTTCGCCGCCCTGACCAACCCCCTCATCATCGGAGTCCTCGTCTCCTTCTGCGGCGTCCTCCTCCCCTACAGCCAAATCCAACCCTTCTGGCGATACTGGATGTACTACCTCAACCCCTTCAACTACCTCATGGGTTCCATGCTGGTTTTCACCCTCTTCGACGCCGAAGTGCAATGCAACGAAGACCAGTTCGCCGTCTTCGATACACCCAATGGTGAAACTTGCGCGAGCTATTTGTCTGAATACCTCCAAGGACCTGGAAGTAGGACGAATTTGGTTAATCCGGATGATACGAGTGGATGTCGGGTTTGTCAGTATGGAAGGGGGTCGGATTACCTTCATACGTTGAATTTGAATGATTATTATTATGGATGGAGGGATGCGGGGATTGTGGCGTTGTTTGCGTTTAGTTCGTATGCGCTGGTTTATGTTCTCATGAAGTTGAGGACGAAgcagtcgaagaaggcggaatAG
- a CDS encoding uncharacterized protein (antiSMASH:Cluster_5) produces the protein MLYPCHASSLNHAKALYIAADRDKRIENVQSYPFRRPQVQPVQLIQIQHGNVGSTTCEGHVLLQPDHHPRFPDGISEYAQHASDSYQWTLHFFTDSFIYIGKPFFPRKESAGAPVSL, from the coding sequence ATGCTATACCCTTGCCATGCGAGCTCTCTCAACCATGCCAAGGCACTCTACATCGCAGCCGACCGAGACAAGCGCATTGAAAACGTCCAAAGCTACCCTTTTCGACGTCCTCAGGTCCAGCCGGTACAACTGATTCAGATTCAGCACGGCAACGTTGGAAGCACGACATGCGAAGGCCACGTTCTGCTCCAGCCGGATCATCACCCTCGCTTTCCTGACGGAATTTCCGAATATGCACAACACGCGTCTGACTCGTACCAGTGGACACTTCACTTCTTCACAGACTCATTCATCTACATCGGTAAGCCGTTCTTTCCACGAAAGGAGTCAGCCGGAGCGCCAGTCAGCCTGTAG
- a CDS encoding uncharacterized protein (antiSMASH:Cluster_5) has product MKAANTPAWAAALAVMSMQATFANAEPAPAGLEQNQEQSRPRYYYPKQVKRQWGNLSSIIGSNNRPDNDQTGTTQSTTNNEEVYPTRPQFNPERPETSDLYASLLAALSGSTSSSSTSSSSSSTSSSINAPPRNQTSTSTTSSGNIVPLTTSTSTSSSSSSGQDRYDSDDETSSSSSSTSNAPSGQSAPSDDSSSSTSTTSSSSDGGLLGGLLDPLLDPSTSTSSSFNPPRPTGAGVPENEPSPTGPSYTGPLTPADNGTTSATNSTSSVPIIYVGLSTTFTSTVPSATPSSEDSPPLLSLGLGGILGPDTAASASAPSASSTSTTSADERPGLLDGILPPDNAPGTAPTATSTSTASAEERPGLLDGILPPDNAPGTAPTATSTSTTEPGLLDGILPPDNAPGTAPTSTSTATTNDTGLLDGLLPPAEPQTTAPPTITNAPNGTSAGNNTGILGLPPVTASPALESLASSLYSDLSSVIATNPLASNSLASEFSSILSEAASSLAIATSLPANVTATGTATDSLPSTTLTGSDGLTVVPLPLPTGSDTATATSNLTSVSVSIPLTTGVSYTVPISSPTVNITSIPAIPTTNLTTEPTSAPLASTNSTTSSTSEPVVVIPSPTSSEVPSTTPSATVEETTSAPPESILPTATNTATSMSIPTSLVFAPTTTESSSTTGTIVSADSTTSSAASGLPTALPRLVQPPGGMPQPPSNSTLIQVGFGYPLNYNFVVHTENSANQIFTYLPQGLAYALNIDAKQVAMNGLMPYDTTKSLNYITTLAQAYIPGDLVNTLQMDLHTQVSRAYDNPNEAVRMLMTMINPTIPILPGANMDTPGQGGPKSYGPGSDSDGEDDSTNDGTPIGGDSGSSQKIKGTSVGIGVGAVAGAAVYAAAMVYVARRYRNKRKSHKRASSVGTHGEMTERSPGTPGTLTGGMGGYFMSGANGRGSGTTRGSGIRGSGSGGRGSRNSAGSSNNRSVRDQGISAPVMAENSLGWN; this is encoded by the coding sequence ATGAAGGCTGCAAACACTCCAGCATGGGCTGCCGCGCTCGCGGTCATGTCCATGCAAGCAACCTTCGCGAATGCCGAGCCTGCGCCAGCTGGACTAGAACAAAATCAAGAACAGTCGCGGCCTCGATACTACTACCCCAAGCAAGTCAAACGGCAGTGGGGCAATCTCAGTTCCATCATCGGTTCGAACAACCGGCCAGACAATGATCAGACTGGGACGACACAAAGTACCACCAACAATGAAGAGGTCTATCCGACACGGCCGCAATTCAACCCGGAAAGGCCTGAAACGTCGGATTTATACGCCAGCTTGTTGGCAGCATTGTCGGGATCGACATCCAGTTCCAGCACATCTagctcctccagctcgacCAGTTCCAGTATCAATGCGCCTCCCAGGAATCAGACCTCGACATCGACAACCTCTTCTGGCAACATTGTCCCGCTTACGACTTCGACGAGCACATCAagcagctcttcttcaggcCAAGATAGGTACGATTCAGACGACGAGACGAGCAGTTCTTCCTCCAGCACTTCAAATGCTCCCAGCGGCCAGTCCGCTCCCTCGGACGACTCGTCAAGTTCGACCTCTACaacgtcctcatcgtcagacGGTGGACTTCTCGGAGGGCTTTTGGATCCTCTTCTTGACCCCTCGACATCGACGTCTTCCTCGTTCAACCCACCACGACCGACAGGAGCAGGCGTCCCGGAGAATGAGCCGTCGCCTACTGGGCCATCTTACACCGGGCCCTTGACACCAGCAGACAATGGCACCACCTCTGCCACCAACTCGACCTCATCCGTCCCGATCATCTATGTGGGCCTTTCGACGACTTTCACGAGCACTGTACCTTCAGCGACGCCTTCTTCTGAGGACAGTCCGCCACTTCTCAGTCTGGGTCTTGGTGGTATTCTTGGACCGGACACTGCGGCTTCTGCCTCAGCTCCGAGCGCTTCTAGCACATCGACTACAAGTGCAGACGAGCGTCCTGGTCTCCTCGATGGCATCCTGCCACCTGACAATGCTCCAGGCACAGCCCCCACGGCAACCAGCACATCGACTGCATCTGCGGAAGAGCGTCCCGGTCTGCTCGATGGTATCCTCCCACCTGACAATGCTCCTGGCACGGCTCCCACTGCGACTAGCACCTCGACCACTGAGCCTGGTCTGCTCGACGGCATCCTCCCGCCGGACAATGCTCCTGGCACAGCTCCCACCAGCACATCGACTGCAACCACGAATGATACCGGTCTCCTTGACGGTCTGCTCCCGCCGGCCGAGCCACAGACTACCGCACCGCCAACGATCACTAATGCCCCCAACGGCACTTCGGCGGGCAACAACACTGGCATTCTCGGCTTGCCACCCGTCACAGCTTCGCCTGCGTTGGAATCACTTGCCTCGTCATTGTACTCGGATCTCAGCAGCGTGATCGCCACTAACCCACTGGCATCAAACTCTCTGGCCTCGGAATTCTCCAGCATATTGTCAGAGGCAGCCTCTTCGCTCGCAATTGCCACTTCGCTGCCAGCGAACGTGACTGCCACTGGCACAGCGACCGACTCTTTGCCGTCGACTACGCTGACTGGGTCTGATGGCCTCACAGTGGTACCCCTTCCACTTCCTACTGGCTCCGACACTGCAACTGCGACGAGCAATTTGACCAGCGTCAGTGTTTCAATTCCCCTGACCACTGGCGTGTCGTACACTGTTCCGATCAGTAGCCCAACCGTGAACATCACCTCCATTCCCGCCATTCCGACGACAAACCTTACTACAGAGCCTACAAGCGCGCCGCTCGCGTCGACGAactcaacgacatcatctACTAGTGAGCCAGTTGTGGTCATTCCCTCTCCGACTAGCTCTGAGGTGCCGAGCACCACACCAAGCGCTACTGTCGAGGAGACCACATCGGCACCACCAGAGTCTATTCTACCAACAGCCACAAACACCGCGACGAGCATGAGCATCCCGACTTCCCTTGTCTTCGCTCCGACGACCACCGAGTCCTCGTCCACAACCGGTACTATCGTTTCAGCGGACAGCACGACCTCATCTGCCGCAAGTGGTCTTCCCACCGCTCTGCCTCGCCTTGTACAGCCACCCGGAGGCATGCCGCAACCTCCAAGCAACTCCACCCTCATCCAGGTCGGCTTTGGCTATCCGCTCAACTACAATTTCGTCGTACATACCGAGAACTCTGCTAACCAGATCTTCACCTATCTTCCGCAAGGTCTGGCATATGCTCTCAACATTGATGCCAAACAGGTCGCCATGAACGGACTTATGCCATATGATACGACCAAGTCGCTCAACTACATCACGACTTTGGCCCAGGCATATATTCCTGGAGATTTGGTCAACACATTGCAGATGGACCTTCATACTCAAGTATCTCGAGCATACGACAATCCGAACGAGGCTGTCCGCATGCTTATGACTATGATCAACCCCACAATCCCAATCCTGCCAGGTGCGAACATGGACACTCCTGGTCAAGGGGGTCCAAAATCGTACGGTCCAGGAAGCGATtccgatggcgaggatgattcGACCAACGATGGAACACCCATTGGCGGTGACTCCGGCTCTTCACAGAAGATCAAGGGTACATCTGTCGGTATTGGTGTTGGCGCAGTCGCCGGTGCAGCTGTGTACGCTGCCGCCATGGTCTACGTCGCTCGTCGCTACCGCAACAAGAGGAAGTCCCACAAGCGTGCAAGCTCGGTTGGCACGCATGGCGAGATGACTGAGAGATCTCCTGGCACCCCCGGCACACTTACTGGCGGTATGGGCGGCTACTTCATGTCAGGTGCCAATGGTCGCGGATCAGGCACGACAAGAGGTAGCGGAATCAGGGGAAGCGGTAGCGGAGGCAGAGGAAGCAGAAACAGcgcgggcagcagcaacaaccgCAGCGTACGGGACCAAGGTATCAGTGCTCCTGTCATGGCCGAGAACAGTCTGGGCTGGAACTAG
- a CDS encoding uncharacterized protein (antiSMASH:Cluster_5): MERPTTASSSASTHKRTISKAANGLDAPRGTTNNLYVIAIFIRNCRLLNLDRLEDWPDVTVANIAQDARARTRCAEWCLFQLFRRYDSATTQEKLQPFFPPLEPLQSINLRAALYRCLNELKKDGVLGRETVLRKSMLDDCQGDKFWELCLSFSGLVLRRVTVENKDRLSYERPYSEKIGTRKALNIKQRESMLPLAIAHKAALAKVLEEKERKKETYDKLWHTFKDKEVDLRARKIQVHETAGLRRRRSPEDNVAQEVLEKNWVGSGDVKDALLNGDAAPGADGLLTKSFNAVWDNNKTDQLAKADTAEKGVLEDLEDRTRQQKRRLQKWQNLHEQLLKSKVQSAKDTDSSTAKPTQLRLDQHQNLTLRDMADNGQTSTVANHKRHTSAVKYDEILNAMRDELRKKSANDPASPTKPVQRVKRPEFKRQSVSVDTTARASPEPHQRANSHTSVPLRFGQRVSSRSRSYQQPKVINQREPIPLKSEIFSPLKTDRANSISPSPRNSMVASPVQESSIEDPYVPQRQRKGSDTGFASTGSAALSRASSGRNSPRVPSRLSISESSSDSPVDAPAPQFPTSRNPDGMSRPVRPSLADRTRMSMAFKSTDSIDLSNGATGRKEDEKKGSARSDTPIGSDETVTTLSTLEEKPVLSLQERTRQSISFAPQQVVQPKKASHARSRTSQIYPVNQFDTPEKPQPRRYTVNQLDNDVSEGAPNERRDITPRENLFEQDVEYTSVFKARPKLARSPNLSPCPDSGHGSMESRGLNNDVSFADDDIALSSPLKGR; the protein is encoded by the coding sequence ATGGAAAGGCCGACCACCGCCAGTTCGAGCGCCTCCACGCATAAGCGGACCATCTCCAAAGCCGCCAATGGCCTCGACGCGCCACGCGGGACAACAAACAATCTCTACGTTATTGCCATCTTCATACGCAATTGTCGCCTGCTCAACCTCGACCGTCTCGAGGACTGGCCCGACGTGACGGTCGCGAACATAGCGCAAGATGCTCGAGCCAGGACAAGATGCGCCGAGTGGTGTTTATTCCAACTCTTTCGAAGATACGACTCGGCAACCACCCAGGAAAAGCTACAGCCCTTCTTCCCACCTCTGGAGCCTTTGCAGAGCATCAATCTCCGAGCAGCGCTGTATCGCTGTCTGAatgagctgaagaaggatggCGTTCTGGGGCGAGAAACAGTGCTGCGCAAGTCTATGCTGGACGATTGTCAAGGCGACAAGTTCTGGGAACTATGTCTGTCGTTCTCTGGACTGGTCCTGCGCAGAGTCACAGTCGAGAACAAGGACCGCTTGTCCTATGAAAGGCCATACTCGGAGAAAATTGGCACCAGGAAGGCACTGAACATCAAGCAGCGGGAGAGCATGCTACCGCTCGCCATTGCCCACAAGGCTGCATTGGCCAAGGTACTggaagagaaagagcgcAAGAAAGAGACCTACGACAAGCTCTGGCACACTTTCAAGGACAAGGAGGTCGACCTGCGCGCAAGGAAGATTCAAGTGCACGAGACAGCAGGCCTGAGACGGCGTCGATCGCCAGAGGATAATGTGGCACAAGAAGTACTCGAAAAGAACTGGGTTGGCAGTGGGGATGTGAAGGATGCCTTGTTGAATGGAGACGCTGCTCCGGGAGCAGACGGACTCTTGACCAAGTCATTCAATGCAGTCTGGGACAACAACAAGACTGATCAGCTTGCCAAGGCAGACACGGCAGAGAAAGGCGTTTTGGAAGATCTAGAAGATCGCACTCGACAGCAGAAGCGGAGGCTGCAGAAATGGCAGAATCTGCATGAGCAATTGCTCAAATCCAAAGTGCAGTCGGCAAAAGATACGGACTCATCAACAGCAAAGCCAACTCAGTTGCGATTGGACCAACATCAAAATCTCACATTGCGTGACATGGCCGATAATGGTCAGACGTCGACTGTCGCTAATCACAAGAGACACACAAGTGCTGTAAAGTACGATGAGATTCTGAATGCTATGCGGGATGAGCTTCGCAAGAAGTCTGCAAATGATCCAGCATCGCCCACCAAGCCGGTACAAAGAGTGAAACGACCTGAATTCAAGCGACAGAGCGTCTCGGTGGACACAACAGCACGAGCATCCCCAGAACCACATCAGCGAGCCAACTCACATACCTCGGTCCCGCTAAGATTCGGTCAACGCGTCTCTTCCAGATCAAGATCGTATCAACAGCCCAAGGTCATCAATCAACGAGAGCCTATACCGCTCAAGTCGGAGATTTTCTCGCCGCTGAAGACAGACAGGGCCAATTCGATCTCACCGAGCCCTCGGAACTCCATGGTTGCTTCCCCCGTCCAAGAGTCATCGATTGAGGATCCATATGTTCCCCAGCGCCAACGAAAGGGCAGCGACACAGGATTTGCTAGCACTGGATCTGCTGCACTGAGCCGTGCCTCATCAGGCAGGAACAGCCCTCGGGTTCCATCGCGATTATCGATCAGCGAAAGTTCGTCAGACAGTCCGGTAGATGCGCCAGCCCCTCAATTCCCCACAAGCAGGAATCCTGATGGCATGTCTCGTCCTGTTCGACCTTCACTCGCAGATCGCACGCGCATGTCGATGGCCTTCAAAAGCACAGATTCTATCGATTTGAGCAACGGCGCAACAGGGAGGAAAGAGGACGAAAAGAAAGGATCCGCCAGATCAGACACCCCCATCGGGTCTGACGAGACCGTCACCACGCTTTCCACACTCGAAGAGAAGCCTGTATTGAGTCTGCAGGAACGGACTCGTCAATCCATCTCCTTCGCGCCGCAACAAGTAGTGCAGCCTAAGAAAGCCTCTCACGCGCGGTCGCGTACATCACAGATCTATCCAGTGAACCAATTCGACACACCTGAGAAGCCTCAGCCTCGGCGCTACACCGTCAACCAGCTGGACAACGATGTGTCGGAAGGCGCGCCCAACGAGCGTCGAGATATCACACCTCGCGAGAACTTATTCGAGCAAGATGTCGAGTATACCTCTGTCTTCAAAGCACGACCGAAGCTGGCGCGCAGTCCCAATTTGTCGCCTTGTCCAGACAGTGGCCATGGAAGTATGGAGAGTCGAGGACTCAACAATGATGTGAGCTTTGCGGATGACGATATCGCCTTGTCCAGTCCGTTGAAAGGACGGTGA
- a CDS encoding uncharacterized protein (antiSMASH:Cluster_5): protein MAPDAIETNGPLSPGAGILKRSNTNEGWTPNTVLSTLPEQPQPHSTSPLPFFHLLERLKTTKREGWRRFEISHGESISDHMYRMAIITMLCPPTLAKRIDLSKCTRMALIHDMAESLVGDITPVDGVSKTEKSRRETETMDYLTKTLLGNVHGGQAGQDMREVWQEYEDSKTLESKFVHDVDKMELLLQMIEYEKAQDAKVDLGEFAWVAKRIELPEVQQWAAELLAERKQFWQTKGKEPSGVQDISEEMKKAHDGYYGNGTS from the exons ATGGCACCCGACGCCATTGAGACAAATGGCCCATTGA GCCCTGGCGCTGGCATTCTCAAACGCTCCAACACCAACGAAGGCTGGACCCCCAACACCGTCCTCAGCACCCTCCCTGAGCAACCACAACCCCACTCGACATCCCCGCTGCCCTTCTTCCACTTGCTCGAACGCCTCAAAACCACCAAGCGCGAAGGCTGGCGACGTTTCGAAATCAGCCATGGCGAGTCCATATCCGATCACATGTACCGCATGGCCATCATCACCATGCTGTGTCCTCCCACTCTGGCAAAGCGGATAGACTTGTCAAAATGCACACGAATGGCTTTGATTCACGATATGGCAGAGAGCTTAGTTGGAGACATCACTCCCGTTGATGGCGTGAGCAAAActgagaagagcagaagagagACAGAAACCATGGACTATTTGACCAAAACCCTGCTCGGAAATGTGCATGGCGGTCAGGCTGGGCAGGACATGCGCGAAGTGTGGCAGGAATACGAAGACAGCAAGACACTGGAAAGCAAATTTGTGCACGATGTGGACAAGATGGAACTGCTACTGCAGATGATTGAATATGAAAAAGCTCAAGACGCAAAGGTGGACTTGGGCGAGTTCGCTTGGGTCGCGAAACGCATAGAGCTTCCTGAAGTGCAGCAGTGGGCGGCAGAACTTCTCGCCGAGAGGAAGCAATTTTGGCAGACGAAAGGAAAGGAGCCATCTGGAGTTCAGGACATCTCGGAGGAAATGAAGAAGGCTCACGATGGATACTATGGCAATGGCACGTCATGA